A DNA window from Variovorax sp. J2L1-78 contains the following coding sequences:
- a CDS encoding flagellar basal body P-ring protein FlgI → MALLQNRKQLPMHTSRTLRSILGLVALCAAALGVPAHAERLKELASIQGVRDNQLIGYGLMVGLDGTGDQTTQTPFTVQSLNNMLQQLGITIPQGVNMQLKNVAAVMVTATLPAFARPGQAIDVTVSSMGNAKSLRGGTLLLTPLKGVDGQTYALAQGNMVVGGAGASANGSKVQINQLGSGRIPAGGLVERAVEAPLGGDSTLSVELNRSDFGTAKAAADAINREFGAGTADAQDARVIVVRAPMPEARVGFLARLEAIDVTPSQATARVVVNARTGSVVMNQNVRVQDCAVAHGNLSVVINTEPVVSQPGAFSGGQTVAAQTSQISVNQGGGALQMVKGGASLADVVKGLNSLGANPQDLVSILQAMKSAGALRAELEII, encoded by the coding sequence ATGGCTCTTCTTCAGAACAGAAAGCAACTCCCCATGCATACCTCGCGAACTTTGCGTTCAATCCTCGGCCTCGTGGCACTGTGCGCCGCGGCGCTGGGCGTGCCTGCCCACGCCGAGCGGCTGAAGGAACTCGCGAGCATCCAGGGCGTGCGCGACAACCAGCTGATCGGCTACGGCCTGATGGTCGGCCTGGACGGCACGGGCGACCAGACCACGCAGACGCCGTTCACGGTGCAGAGCCTGAACAACATGCTGCAGCAGCTGGGCATCACGATCCCGCAGGGCGTGAACATGCAGCTCAAGAACGTCGCGGCGGTGATGGTCACCGCCACGCTGCCGGCCTTCGCGCGGCCGGGCCAGGCCATCGACGTGACCGTCTCATCGATGGGCAATGCCAAGAGCCTGCGCGGCGGCACGCTGCTGCTGACGCCGCTCAAGGGCGTCGATGGCCAGACCTATGCACTGGCGCAGGGCAACATGGTGGTCGGTGGCGCAGGCGCCTCGGCCAATGGCAGCAAGGTGCAGATCAACCAGCTCGGCTCCGGCCGCATTCCGGCCGGGGGCCTGGTCGAGCGTGCCGTCGAGGCGCCGCTCGGCGGCGACAGCACGCTGTCGGTCGAGCTCAACCGTTCCGACTTCGGCACGGCCAAGGCCGCGGCCGATGCCATCAACCGCGAGTTCGGCGCCGGCACGGCCGATGCGCAGGACGCGCGCGTGATCGTGGTGCGTGCGCCGATGCCCGAGGCGCGCGTCGGTTTCCTCGCGCGGCTCGAAGCCATCGATGTCACGCCATCGCAGGCCACGGCCCGCGTGGTGGTGAACGCCCGCACCGGCTCCGTGGTGATGAACCAGAACGTGCGGGTGCAGGACTGCGCCGTGGCGCACGGCAACCTGTCGGTCGTGATCAACACCGAGCCGGTGGTGAGCCAGCCGGGCGCCTTCTCGGGCGGCCAGACGGTGGCCGCGCAGACCTCGCAGATCTCGGTCAACCAGGGCGGCGGCGCGCTGCAGATGGTCAAGGGCGGCGCTTCGCTGGCCGACGTGGTCAAGGGCCTGAACAGCCTGGGTGCCAACCCGCAGGACCTGGTTTCGATCCTCCAGGCCATGAAGTCGGCCGGTGCCCTGCGCGCCGAGCTCGAGATCATCTGA
- the flgF gene encoding flagellar basal-body rod protein FlgF, translating to MDRMLYVAMSGAKQAMEQQASVANNMANVSTPGFRAQVNAFRAVPVVGEEAQTRAFVVATTPGADFSTGPITETGRELDVAVKGDGWLVVQTATGEAYTRVGNLQVAADGQLTTMGGRPVVGENGALVIPPGATATVGSTGVIAARGAGDPTVGVAEVGRLKLVNPPSTDLVRGDDGLFRMREGLQPADADPAVTVMSGVFEGSNVNPVEAMVAMIANARSFEMQMKSITTADTNAQSANKLLAYG from the coding sequence GTGGATCGAATGCTGTATGTCGCGATGAGCGGCGCCAAGCAGGCCATGGAACAACAGGCCTCGGTCGCCAACAACATGGCGAATGTCTCGACCCCTGGGTTCCGCGCCCAGGTCAATGCGTTTCGCGCGGTGCCGGTGGTCGGCGAGGAAGCGCAGACGCGCGCCTTCGTGGTCGCCACCACGCCCGGTGCCGACTTCAGCACCGGCCCGATCACCGAGACCGGCCGCGAACTCGACGTGGCGGTCAAGGGTGACGGCTGGTTGGTGGTGCAGACCGCCACCGGCGAGGCCTACACCCGCGTGGGCAATCTGCAGGTGGCGGCCGACGGCCAGCTCACGACCATGGGCGGACGCCCGGTGGTCGGCGAGAACGGCGCGCTGGTGATCCCGCCGGGCGCGACCGCCACGGTGGGCAGCACCGGCGTGATCGCGGCGCGCGGCGCGGGCGACCCGACCGTGGGCGTGGCCGAGGTCGGCCGTCTCAAGCTGGTGAACCCGCCGTCCACCGACCTCGTTCGCGGCGACGACGGCCTGTTCCGCATGCGCGAGGGCCTGCAACCGGCGGACGCCGACCCGGCCGTCACGGTCATGAGCGGCGTGTTCGAGGGCAGCAACGTGAATCCGGTCGAGGCCATGGTGGCCATGATCGCCAACGCCCGCAGCTTCGAGATGCAGATGAAGTCCATCACGACCGCCGACACCAACGCGCAATCCGCCAACAAGTTGCTGGCGTACGGCTAA
- a CDS encoding flagellar basal body L-ring protein FlgH, whose protein sequence is MTMRSPILPARGVAAPAAPASPASRLLLVLLAVVGAGCAQIPREPLVHQPMTARADTYASATARRPTGAIFRDGPGANALFEDRRPRNVGDILTVVISERVNASKNSGANASRNGSTTGTFAGGIPKLIGSLLNGQDTNLAGTNTLQAQGGANANNTFNGVITVTVTDVMPNGNLLVSGEKQMGINQGTEFIRFSGVVNPRTVSGTNTVPSTLVADARIEYTAKGYIDEAQHMGWMQRFFLNVMPF, encoded by the coding sequence ATGACCATGCGCAGTCCCATTCTTCCCGCACGCGGTGTCGCTGCGCCCGCAGCGCCTGCATCGCCTGCATCGCGCCTCCTGCTGGTGCTGCTGGCCGTCGTGGGGGCGGGCTGCGCGCAGATTCCGCGCGAGCCGCTGGTGCACCAGCCCATGACCGCACGCGCCGACACCTACGCATCGGCAACGGCGCGCCGGCCCACGGGCGCCATCTTCCGAGACGGCCCCGGCGCCAACGCGCTGTTCGAAGACCGCCGGCCGCGCAACGTCGGCGACATCCTTACCGTCGTCATCAGCGAGCGTGTCAACGCCAGCAAGAACTCGGGCGCCAACGCCAGCCGCAACGGCAGCACCACCGGCACCTTCGCCGGCGGCATTCCGAAGCTGATCGGCTCGCTGCTCAACGGCCAGGACACCAACCTGGCCGGCACCAACACGCTTCAGGCGCAGGGCGGCGCCAACGCCAACAACACCTTCAACGGCGTGATCACCGTGACCGTGACCGACGTCATGCCCAACGGCAACCTGCTGGTGAGCGGCGAGAAGCAGATGGGCATCAACCAGGGCACGGAGTTCATCCGCTTCTCGGGCGTGGTGAATCCGCGCACCGTCTCTGGCACCAACACCGTGCCGTCGACGCTGGTGGCCGACGCCCGCATCGAATACACGGCCAAGGGCTACATCGACGAGGCCCAGCACATGGGCTGGATGCAGCGCTTCTTCTTGAACGTCATGCCTTTCTGA
- the flgG gene encoding flagellar basal-body rod protein FlgG, with translation MIRSLYIAKTGLDAQQTQLDVVSNNLANVGTTGFKRSRAVFEDLMYQNMRQVGGQTSDQTRLPSGLQLGTGVRVVATERLHSQGNLTKTDNPKDVAINGGGFFQVLMPDGTTSYTRDGSFQTNAEGQLVTASGFQIQPQITIPQNATSITVARDGTVSVTQAGSTATVQVGQLQLATFLNPTGLQSMGENLYTETDASGAANVVVPGLEGAGILTQGYVEASNVNVVEELVNMIATQRAYEINSKAVQTSDQMLAKLAQL, from the coding sequence ATGATCCGTTCCCTCTATATCGCCAAGACCGGCCTCGATGCGCAACAGACGCAGCTCGACGTCGTCTCCAACAACCTGGCCAACGTCGGCACCACCGGCTTCAAGCGCAGCCGCGCCGTGTTCGAAGACCTGATGTACCAGAACATGCGCCAGGTCGGCGGCCAGACCTCCGACCAGACGCGCCTGCCTTCGGGCCTGCAGCTGGGCACCGGCGTGCGCGTGGTCGCCACCGAGCGCCTGCACTCGCAAGGCAACCTGACCAAGACCGACAACCCGAAGGACGTGGCCATCAACGGCGGCGGCTTCTTCCAGGTGCTGATGCCCGACGGCACCACGTCCTATACCCGCGACGGTTCGTTCCAGACCAACGCCGAAGGCCAGCTCGTGACCGCCAGCGGCTTCCAGATCCAGCCGCAGATCACCATCCCGCAGAACGCCACCAGCATCACCGTCGCCCGCGACGGCACGGTGTCGGTGACGCAGGCCGGCTCCACCGCGACGGTGCAGGTCGGCCAGCTGCAGCTGGCGACCTTCCTGAACCCGACCGGCCTGCAGAGCATGGGCGAGAACCTCTACACCGAAACCGACGCGTCGGGTGCCGCCAACGTGGTGGTCCCCGGTCTCGAAGGCGCCGGCATCCTGACGCAGGGCTATGTCGAGGCCTCGAACGTGAACGTGGTCGAGGAACTGGTGAACATGATCGCCACGCAGCGCGCCTACGAGATCAACAGCAAGGCCGTGCAGACCTCGGACCAGATGCTGGCCAAGCTCGCCCAGCTGTGA
- a CDS encoding methyl-accepting chemotaxis protein: MRVNLPTTAVEYLLPPGAALVSRTDLKGRITYVNPTFVEASGFSVEALMGKAHNIVRHPDMPPEAFADLWQTLDEGLPWTGVIKNRRANGDFYWVHASVTPIRRNGTTVGYMSVRSRPERAQVEAAEALYRRIREGTGQKLVLRHGDVLRPVWAQPLAALRRVPVRRRLWAATAIAALFTLAFGGAGWWSLSAAAGGAGAWPTIMAAFSIASALSWVGLGFFLDRTVFGPLDDAVEVARTIASGVLVKFAIHPEDETKDLLTALNQMSANLFGIVADVSASAYGVTSASGQIASGNQDLSSRTEQQASSLEETAASMEELTSTVKQNADNARQANQLAVSASEVAVRGGSVVGQVVDTMSSINASSKKIVDIISVIDGIAFQTNILALNAAVEAARAGEQGRGFAVVASEVRSLAQRSAAAAKEIKALIDDSVHKVEAGSALVSEAGQTMEEIVASVRRVTDIMGEISAASHEQTQGIEQVNQAITQMDQVTQQNAALVEESAAAATALNVQAGGLVEAVYVFNLDATASKPATRGSDRRGPPAAPRISSRPAGRPAIAK, encoded by the coding sequence ATGCGCGTCAACCTCCCCACCACCGCCGTCGAGTACCTGCTGCCCCCCGGCGCTGCACTGGTCTCTCGCACCGACCTCAAAGGCCGCATCACCTACGTGAATCCGACCTTCGTGGAAGCGAGCGGTTTCTCGGTCGAAGCCCTGATGGGCAAGGCCCACAACATCGTGCGGCATCCCGACATGCCGCCGGAGGCCTTCGCCGACCTGTGGCAAACGCTCGACGAAGGCTTGCCCTGGACCGGCGTGATCAAGAACCGCCGCGCGAACGGCGACTTCTACTGGGTGCATGCCAGCGTCACGCCCATCCGCCGCAACGGCACGACCGTGGGCTACATGTCGGTGCGCAGCCGGCCGGAGCGCGCGCAGGTCGAGGCCGCCGAGGCGCTGTATCGCAGGATTCGAGAAGGCACCGGTCAGAAGCTCGTGCTGCGCCACGGCGACGTGTTGCGGCCGGTCTGGGCCCAGCCGCTGGCCGCGCTGCGCCGGGTGCCGGTGCGCCGCCGCCTGTGGGCGGCCACGGCGATAGCGGCCCTCTTCACGCTGGCGTTCGGCGGGGCAGGGTGGTGGTCGCTGTCGGCCGCAGCGGGTGGCGCGGGCGCCTGGCCGACGATCATGGCAGCGTTCTCCATCGCCTCGGCGCTGAGCTGGGTCGGGTTGGGCTTCTTCCTGGATCGCACGGTGTTCGGACCGCTCGACGATGCGGTCGAGGTGGCCCGCACGATCGCCAGCGGCGTCCTGGTGAAGTTCGCGATCCATCCCGAGGACGAGACCAAGGATCTGCTGACCGCGCTCAACCAGATGAGCGCCAACCTGTTCGGCATCGTCGCCGACGTCAGCGCCAGTGCCTACGGCGTGACCTCCGCATCGGGCCAGATCGCCTCGGGCAACCAGGACCTCTCTTCGCGCACCGAGCAGCAGGCCAGTTCGCTGGAAGAGACCGCCGCGTCGATGGAAGAACTCACCTCGACCGTCAAGCAGAACGCGGACAACGCGCGCCAGGCGAATCAACTGGCCGTCTCGGCCTCGGAAGTGGCTGTGCGCGGCGGCAGCGTGGTCGGTCAGGTGGTCGACACGATGAGCTCGATCAATGCATCGAGCAAGAAGATCGTCGACATCATTTCCGTCATCGACGGCATCGCCTTCCAGACCAACATCCTGGCGCTGAACGCGGCGGTGGAAGCGGCACGCGCCGGCGAGCAGGGCCGCGGCTTTGCGGTGGTGGCTTCGGAAGTGCGCAGCCTGGCGCAGCGCTCGGCCGCCGCGGCCAAGGAGATCAAGGCGCTCATCGACGACTCGGTGCACAAGGTCGAGGCCGGCAGCGCGCTGGTGAGCGAGGCCGGCCAGACGATGGAAGAGATCGTGGCGAGCGTGCGCCGGGTGACCGACATCATGGGCGAGATCAGCGCGGCGAGCCACGAACAGACGCAGGGCATCGAACAGGTCAACCAGGCGATCACGCAGATGGACCAGGTCACGCAGCAGAACGCGGCCCTGGTCGAGGAGTCGGCCGCTGCGGCGACCGCTCTGAACGTACAGGCGGGCGGCCTGGTCGAGGCGGTGTACGTCTTCAACCTCGACGCGACGGCGTCGAAGCCCGCCACGCGCGGCAGCGACCGCCGAGGCCCTCCGGCCGCACCCCGCATTTCTTCCCGTCCCGCGGGTCGACCGGCCATCGCCAAATGA
- a CDS encoding methyl-accepting chemotaxis protein, producing the protein MKNWKIGTRLGTGFALVLALAAVIAAIGVMGLQRVGDGTERMAQRSLAKERLAASWLQATSNNSVRTFALVKSNDAAVQAYLQENIGRTSKLISETQKKLEAMLETPEEEALSADIKRRRTEYIDLRNAILKLKAEGKQDEAGQITDARLVPMLSGYDGSIQAMLAHQQSEIDRTAAGIDALYRSGRIGLISLTFAALALGAALAWWLTRGITRPLGRALNVAQSVAGGDLTQEAEVDSTDEVGQLLQALNEMNRNLVKIVGDVRHGTDTMATASSQIASGNQDLSSRTEEQASSLEETAASMEELTSTVKQNADNARQANQLAASASEVAVRGGSVVSQVVSTMSAINASSLKIVDIIAVIDGIAFQTNILALNAAVEAARAGEQGRGFAVVASEVRSLAQRSAAAAKEIKLLIDDSVGKVGAGSAQVSEAGRTMDEIVASVRRVTDIMGEISSASHEQTLGIEQINQAISQMDQVTQQNAALVEEAAAAAASLQDQAGSLSQAVSVFRLAPATA; encoded by the coding sequence ATGAAGAACTGGAAAATCGGAACACGCCTGGGCACCGGCTTCGCGCTGGTGCTGGCGCTGGCGGCGGTGATCGCGGCCATCGGCGTGATGGGCCTGCAGCGTGTGGGTGACGGCACGGAACGGATGGCGCAGCGCTCGCTGGCCAAGGAACGCCTGGCCGCCAGCTGGCTGCAGGCGACCAGCAACAACAGCGTGCGGACCTTCGCCCTGGTCAAGAGCAACGACGCCGCGGTGCAGGCCTACCTGCAGGAGAACATCGGCCGGACCAGCAAGCTGATCTCCGAGACGCAGAAGAAGCTCGAAGCGATGCTCGAGACGCCGGAAGAAGAGGCGCTGAGCGCCGACATCAAGCGCCGGCGCACCGAGTACATCGACCTGCGCAACGCCATCCTCAAGCTCAAGGCCGAAGGCAAACAGGACGAGGCCGGCCAGATCACCGACGCCCGCCTGGTGCCCATGCTGTCGGGCTACGACGGCAGCATCCAGGCCATGCTGGCGCACCAGCAAAGCGAGATCGACCGCACCGCGGCGGGCATCGACGCGCTCTATCGCTCGGGCCGTATCGGCCTCATCAGCCTCACCTTTGCCGCGCTGGCCCTCGGCGCGGCGCTGGCCTGGTGGCTGACCCGTGGCATCACCCGGCCCCTGGGGCGTGCCCTCAACGTGGCGCAGTCGGTGGCCGGGGGTGATCTCACCCAGGAGGCGGAGGTCGACTCGACCGATGAAGTCGGCCAGCTGCTGCAGGCCCTCAACGAGATGAACCGGAACCTGGTCAAGATCGTCGGCGATGTGCGCCACGGCACCGACACGATGGCCACGGCGTCGAGCCAGATCGCCTCGGGCAACCAGGACCTGTCCTCGCGCACCGAAGAGCAGGCCAGCTCGCTGGAAGAGACGGCGGCGTCGATGGAAGAGTTGACCAGCACGGTCAAGCAGAACGCCGACAACGCCCGCCAGGCCAACCAGCTCGCAGCCTCGGCGTCGGAAGTGGCCGTGCGCGGCGGCAGCGTGGTCAGCCAGGTGGTGAGCACCATGAGCGCGATCAATGCGTCGAGCCTCAAGATCGTCGACATCATCGCGGTGATCGACGGCATCGCCTTCCAGACCAACATCCTGGCGTTGAACGCGGCGGTGGAAGCGGCGCGTGCCGGTGAGCAGGGCCGCGGCTTCGCGGTCGTCGCTTCCGAAGTGCGCAGCCTGGCGCAGCGCTCGGCCGCAGCGGCCAAGGAGATCAAGCTGCTCATCGACGACTCGGTGGGCAAGGTGGGCGCCGGCAGCGCGCAGGTGTCCGAGGCGGGCCGGACCATGGACGAGATCGTCGCGAGCGTGCGCCGCGTGACCGACATCATGGGCGAGATCTCGTCGGCCAGCCATGAACAGACGCTGGGCATCGAGCAGATCAACCAGGCCATCAGCCAGATGGACCAGGTCACGCAGCAGAACGCGGCGCTGGTGGAAGAGGCCGCGGCGGCTGCCGCCTCGCTGCAGGACCAGGCCGGCAGCCTCTCCCAGGCGGTCAGCGTCTTCCGGCTGGCGCCGGCCACTGCCTGA
- a CDS encoding methyl-accepting chemotaxis protein codes for MNLRDLKIGTRLGGGFAVMLLLMVLIAGVGMVRLNAVADSTARMVEEALVKERLANQWANLLGPSIVHSFGMAKATDPENEAYFKKSLTAGVASINPVQQQMEKLLTAPEERQLFLAVADARKRVLEHLAGINQLKAAGDREGAAKLADTQYQAALVVYQKAVQAIADAQRVQIDTMAKEIQRDHDSAVQLLGLLSALAVLVGAVCAWWLTVGIVRPMRGAVELAERVAAGDLSSRMVADSRDEVGQLLTALKGMNDSLAKVVGEVRQGTDTMATASSQIASGNQDLSSRTEQQASSLEETAASMEELTSTVKQNADNARQANQLAVSASEVAVRGGSVVGQVVDTMSSINASSKKIVDIISVIDGIAFQTNILALNAAVEAARAGEQGRGFAVVASEVRSLAQRSAAAAKEIKGLIDDSVSKVEAGSHQVAEAGQTMEEIVASVRRVTDIMGEISAASHEQTQGIEQINQAITQMDQVTQQNAALVEEAAAAAGSLQEQAGSLSQVVSVFQLDVSHGAQR; via the coding sequence ATGAATCTGCGAGATCTGAAAATCGGTACCCGCCTGGGTGGTGGTTTCGCCGTCATGCTGCTGCTGATGGTGCTGATCGCAGGCGTGGGCATGGTCCGGCTGAATGCGGTCGCGGATTCCACCGCCAGGATGGTCGAAGAGGCGCTGGTCAAGGAGCGCCTGGCCAACCAGTGGGCCAACCTGCTCGGCCCCAGCATTGTCCACTCCTTCGGGATGGCCAAGGCCACCGATCCCGAGAACGAAGCCTATTTCAAGAAGAGCCTGACGGCGGGCGTGGCGTCCATCAACCCGGTCCAGCAGCAGATGGAAAAGCTGCTCACCGCACCGGAAGAACGCCAGCTCTTCCTGGCCGTGGCCGATGCGCGAAAGCGCGTGCTGGAGCACCTGGCCGGCATCAACCAGCTGAAGGCGGCCGGTGACCGCGAAGGCGCCGCCAAGCTCGCGGACACCCAGTACCAGGCGGCGCTGGTCGTCTACCAGAAGGCGGTGCAGGCGATCGCCGACGCGCAGCGCGTGCAGATCGACACGATGGCCAAAGAGATCCAGCGCGACCATGACAGCGCCGTCCAGCTGCTGGGCCTCCTGTCCGCCCTGGCGGTGCTGGTCGGCGCCGTGTGCGCCTGGTGGCTCACCGTCGGCATCGTGCGCCCGATGCGCGGTGCGGTCGAACTGGCCGAGAGGGTGGCCGCCGGCGACCTGAGCAGCCGCATGGTTGCCGATTCGCGCGACGAGGTCGGCCAACTGCTCACGGCGCTCAAGGGCATGAACGACAGCCTCGCCAAGGTGGTCGGCGAAGTGCGCCAGGGCACCGACACGATGGCCACGGCCTCGAGCCAGATCGCCTCGGGCAACCAGGACCTGTCCTCGCGCACCGAGCAGCAGGCCAGCTCGCTGGAAGAGACGGCTGCGTCGATGGAAGAACTCACCTCGACCGTCAAGCAGAACGCGGACAACGCGCGCCAGGCGAATCAACTGGCCGTCTCGGCCTCGGAAGTGGCTGTGCGCGGCGGCAGCGTGGTCGGTCAGGTGGTCGACACGATGAGCTCGATCAATGCATCGAGCAAGAAGATCGTCGACATCATTTCCGTCATCGACGGCATCGCCTTCCAGACCAACATCCTGGCCTTGAACGCCGCGGTGGAAGCGGCACGCGCCGGCGAGCAGGGCCGTGGGTTTGCGGTGGTCGCCTCGGAAGTGCGCAGCCTGGCGCAACGCTCGGCCGCAGCGGCCAAGGAAATCAAGGGCCTGATCGACGACTCGGTGAGCAAGGTCGAGGCGGGCAGCCACCAGGTGGCCGAAGCGGGCCAGACGATGGAAGAGATCGTGGCGAGCGTTCGCCGGGTGACCGACATCATGGGCGAGATCAGTGCGGCGAGCCACGAGCAGACGCAGGGCATCGAGCAGATCAACCAGGCGATCACGCAAATGGACCAGGTCACGCAGCAGAACGCAGCGTTGGTCGAAGAAGCCGCCGCAGCGGCCGGTTCGCTGCAGGAGCAGGCTGGCAGCCTGTCGCAGGTCGTCAGTGTCTTCCAGCTCGACGTCTCCCACGGGGCTCAGCGCTGA
- the flgJ gene encoding flagellar assembly peptidoglycan hydrolase FlgJ: MAITAANSWGGGDAARSGALDQRFSLDVQGVDALRHTVRTSPEEGLKQVSRQFEAMFMNMVLKSMREASPSSGLIDGQNEKVYRSMLDQQLSQNLSGRGLGLAEAMLTQLQRAGGNAEADATGGTSKGFALDRLVSFPLKENAGIPIGSSPGPRAGGADLNLYRVNGDRGGSGGDNPSLQGKVDDFVARMGSSAQSASAASGVPAPLILAQAALESGWGKREIRGDDGTQSFNLFGIKADRSWKGPVVETMTTEYVDGEPQKVRAKFRAYGSYDEAFADYAKFMTRNPRYADVLSTGDPAAAAHGLQRAGYATDPDYGHKLVRIMQKFG; this comes from the coding sequence ATGGCCATCACGGCAGCCAATTCCTGGGGCGGCGGCGATGCCGCCCGCAGCGGTGCGCTCGACCAGCGCTTCTCGCTCGATGTGCAGGGCGTCGACGCCCTGCGCCACACCGTCCGCACGTCGCCGGAAGAGGGCCTCAAGCAGGTCTCCCGGCAGTTCGAGGCGATGTTCATGAACATGGTGCTCAAGAGCATGCGCGAGGCCTCGCCCTCGAGCGGCCTGATCGACGGGCAGAACGAGAAGGTCTACCGCTCGATGCTCGACCAGCAGCTGTCGCAGAACCTGTCCGGCCGCGGACTCGGGCTGGCCGAAGCCATGCTGACGCAGCTGCAGCGCGCGGGCGGCAACGCCGAGGCCGATGCCACCGGTGGCACGTCGAAGGGCTTCGCCCTCGACCGCCTGGTGTCGTTCCCGCTGAAGGAAAACGCAGGCATCCCGATCGGCTCGTCACCCGGGCCACGTGCCGGTGGTGCCGACCTGAACCTCTACCGCGTCAACGGCGACCGTGGCGGCTCCGGTGGCGACAACCCGTCGCTGCAAGGCAAGGTCGACGACTTCGTCGCCCGCATGGGCAGCTCGGCCCAATCCGCCAGCGCGGCGAGCGGCGTTCCCGCACCGCTGATCCTGGCGCAGGCCGCGCTGGAGTCGGGCTGGGGCAAGCGCGAGATCCGCGGCGACGACGGCACCCAGAGCTTCAACCTGTTCGGCATCAAGGCCGACCGCAGCTGGAAGGGCCCGGTCGTCGAGACCATGACCACCGAGTACGTGGACGGCGAGCCGCAGAAGGTGCGCGCCAAGTTCCGCGCCTACGGCTCCTACGACGAGGCCTTTGCCGACTACGCCAAGTTCATGACGCGCAACCCGCGCTACGCCGACGTGCTGAGCACCGGCGACCCGGCCGCGGCGGCCCATGGCCTGCAGCGCGCCGGCTACGCCACCGACCCCGACTACGGCCACAAGCTGGTTCGCATCATGCAGAAGTTCGGCTGA
- a CDS encoding chemotaxis protein CheW has protein sequence MAEVLHRPNQAIAIPADGRLEVVTFTLGQEEYGIDIQRVQELRGYDTVTCIANAPAHIKGVVNLRGIIVPIIDMRIKFNLGEPRYDEFTVVIVLNIGGRVVGMVVDSVSDVITLGAEQIKPAPEMGSALDTDYIIGLGTLDTRMLILVDIDRLMSSEELGLIEQLAT, from the coding sequence ATGGCAGAAGTACTCCACCGGCCGAACCAGGCGATCGCCATCCCGGCCGACGGGCGGCTCGAGGTCGTGACCTTCACGCTCGGGCAAGAGGAATACGGCATCGACATCCAGCGCGTGCAGGAGCTGCGCGGCTACGACACGGTGACCTGCATCGCCAACGCACCGGCTCACATCAAGGGCGTCGTGAACCTGCGCGGGATCATCGTGCCGATCATCGACATGCGCATCAAGTTCAACCTGGGCGAGCCGCGCTACGACGAGTTCACCGTGGTGATCGTGCTGAACATCGGCGGCCGCGTGGTGGGCATGGTGGTCGACAGCGTGTCGGACGTGATCACGCTCGGCGCCGAGCAGATCAAGCCGGCGCCCGAGATGGGCTCGGCGCTGGACACCGACTACATCATCGGCCTGGGCACCCTGGACACGCGGATGCTGATCCTGGTCGACATCGACCGCCTCATGTCCAGCGAGGAGCTGGGCCTCATCGAACAACTGGCCACCTGA
- a CDS encoding chemotaxis protein CheW, producing MPGASRAADKPLEFLSFTLGDEEYGIDIQKVQELRGYDAVTRIANAPAYIKGVVNLRGIIVPIIDMRIKFDLGEPSYDQFTVVIVLNIGGRVVGMVVDSVSDVITLSAEQIKPAPEMGSTLDTDYLIGLGTLEERMLILVDIDRLMSSEEMGLVEAAAA from the coding sequence ATGCCGGGCGCCAGCCGCGCGGCGGACAAGCCGCTCGAGTTCCTCTCGTTCACGCTCGGTGACGAGGAATACGGCATCGACATCCAGAAGGTGCAGGAACTGCGCGGCTACGACGCCGTGACCCGCATCGCCAACGCGCCGGCCTACATCAAGGGCGTCGTGAACCTGCGCGGGATCATCGTGCCGATCATCGACATGCGCATCAAGTTCGACCTGGGCGAGCCGAGCTACGACCAGTTCACCGTGGTGATCGTGCTGAACATCGGCGGCCGCGTGGTGGGCATGGTGGTCGACAGCGTGTCGGACGTGATCACGCTGAGCGCCGAGCAGATCAAGCCGGCCCCCGAGATGGGCTCGACCCTGGACACCGACTACCTGATCGGCCTGGGCACGCTGGAAGAGCGGATGCTGATCCTGGTGGACATCGACCGTCTCATGTCCAGCGAAGAGATGGGCCTCGTGGAAGCCGCCGCCGCCTGA